From Brienomyrus brachyistius isolate T26 chromosome 18, BBRACH_0.4, whole genome shotgun sequence, one genomic window encodes:
- the fam131c gene encoding protein FAM131C isoform X2 codes for MSGVHLHFVCDLGPAFLYDWLQSATEPHVTDPQCADGKPVLKGAQEPANGILSEEKSRGSNYNIGELATSSLLGLVATIKEHITKPTAMAQGRVAHLIEWKALGGGGSAQRGAGWDRARGGWGGSLAGLQEDEQFYSDLSDEVKEARFAAGVAQQFALAEAALSAWSAPDATNGSNGCSGLLRDADTVVLSQYVLDSSGLAAPLPRYSEGGPLFPPQLPSSHWQPDLELVARTRKASRPDGSIRYADSSSMSEDEVFYN; via the exons ATGTCTGGTGTCCACCTTCATTTTG TCTGTGACCTTGGACCTGCCTTCCTATATGACT GGCTCCAGAGTGCCACCGAGCCGCATGTGACAGACCCACAGTGTGCTGACGGGAAGCCTGTGCTCAAG GGAGCTCAGGAGCCGGCCAACGGGATTCTGTCAGAGGAGAAGAGCCGGGGGAGCAACTACAACATCGGGGAGCTGGCCACCTCCTCCCTGCTGG GTTTGGTGGCCACCATAAAGGAGCATATTACCAAGCCCACTGCTATGGCTCAGGGCCGTGTCGCCCACCTCATCGAGTGGaaggctttgggtgggggtgggagtgcCCAGCGGGGGGCAGGTTGGGACAGGGCCAGGGGTGGCTGGGGAGGGTCTCTGGCAGGACTGCAAGAGGACGAGCAGTTCTACTCTGACTTATCCGACGAGGTCAAGGAGGCACGCTTCGCTGCAG GGGTGGCACAACAGTTTGCGCTCGCAGAGGCAGCCCTCTCTGCGTGGTCCGCTCCAGATGCCACAAATGGATCAAATGGCTGCTCTGGACTCCTGCGAG ATGCAGACACCGTCGTCCTCTCACAGTATGTGCTCGACAGCAGTGGCCTCGCTGCCCCCCTGCCCCGTTACAGTGAGGGCGGCCCCCTCTTCCCCCCACAGCTACCAAGCAGTCACTGGCAGCCGGACTTGGAGCTCGTGGCACGGACCCGAAAGGCATCCCGACCCGACGGCTCCATCCGTTACGCAGACAGCAGCTCCATGTCTGAGGACGAAGTTTTTTACAACTAG
- the fam131c gene encoding protein FAM131C isoform X3, whose translation MGACLCKGHKGLQSATEPHVTDPQCADGKPVLKGAQEPANGILSEEKSRGSNYNIGELATSSLLGLVATIKEHITKPTAMAQGRVAHLIEWKALGGGGSAQRGAGWDRARGGWGGSLAGLQEDEQFYSDLSDEVKEARFAAGVAQQFALAEAALSAWSAPDATNGSNGCSGLLRDADTVVLSQYVLDSSGLAAPLPRYSEGGPLFPPQLPSSHWQPDLELVARTRKASRPDGSIRYADSSSMSEDEVFYN comes from the exons ATGGGTGCCTGCCTCTGCAAAGGTCACAAAG GGCTCCAGAGTGCCACCGAGCCGCATGTGACAGACCCACAGTGTGCTGACGGGAAGCCTGTGCTCAAG GGAGCTCAGGAGCCGGCCAACGGGATTCTGTCAGAGGAGAAGAGCCGGGGGAGCAACTACAACATCGGGGAGCTGGCCACCTCCTCCCTGCTGG GTTTGGTGGCCACCATAAAGGAGCATATTACCAAGCCCACTGCTATGGCTCAGGGCCGTGTCGCCCACCTCATCGAGTGGaaggctttgggtgggggtgggagtgcCCAGCGGGGGGCAGGTTGGGACAGGGCCAGGGGTGGCTGGGGAGGGTCTCTGGCAGGACTGCAAGAGGACGAGCAGTTCTACTCTGACTTATCCGACGAGGTCAAGGAGGCACGCTTCGCTGCAG GGGTGGCACAACAGTTTGCGCTCGCAGAGGCAGCCCTCTCTGCGTGGTCCGCTCCAGATGCCACAAATGGATCAAATGGCTGCTCTGGACTCCTGCGAG ATGCAGACACCGTCGTCCTCTCACAGTATGTGCTCGACAGCAGTGGCCTCGCTGCCCCCCTGCCCCGTTACAGTGAGGGCGGCCCCCTCTTCCCCCCACAGCTACCAAGCAGTCACTGGCAGCCGGACTTGGAGCTCGTGGCACGGACCCGAAAGGCATCCCGACCCGACGGCTCCATCCGTTACGCAGACAGCAGCTCCATGTCTGAGGACGAAGTTTTTTACAACTAG
- the fam131c gene encoding protein FAM131C isoform X4, with amino-acid sequence MSGVHLHFGLQSATEPHVTDPQCADGKPVLKGAQEPANGILSEEKSRGSNYNIGELATSSLLGLVATIKEHITKPTAMAQGRVAHLIEWKALGGGGSAQRGAGWDRARGGWGGSLAGLQEDEQFYSDLSDEVKEARFAAGVAQQFALAEAALSAWSAPDATNGSNGCSGLLRDADTVVLSQYVLDSSGLAAPLPRYSEGGPLFPPQLPSSHWQPDLELVARTRKASRPDGSIRYADSSSMSEDEVFYN; translated from the exons ATGTCTGGTGTCCACCTTCATTTTG GGCTCCAGAGTGCCACCGAGCCGCATGTGACAGACCCACAGTGTGCTGACGGGAAGCCTGTGCTCAAG GGAGCTCAGGAGCCGGCCAACGGGATTCTGTCAGAGGAGAAGAGCCGGGGGAGCAACTACAACATCGGGGAGCTGGCCACCTCCTCCCTGCTGG GTTTGGTGGCCACCATAAAGGAGCATATTACCAAGCCCACTGCTATGGCTCAGGGCCGTGTCGCCCACCTCATCGAGTGGaaggctttgggtgggggtgggagtgcCCAGCGGGGGGCAGGTTGGGACAGGGCCAGGGGTGGCTGGGGAGGGTCTCTGGCAGGACTGCAAGAGGACGAGCAGTTCTACTCTGACTTATCCGACGAGGTCAAGGAGGCACGCTTCGCTGCAG GGGTGGCACAACAGTTTGCGCTCGCAGAGGCAGCCCTCTCTGCGTGGTCCGCTCCAGATGCCACAAATGGATCAAATGGCTGCTCTGGACTCCTGCGAG ATGCAGACACCGTCGTCCTCTCACAGTATGTGCTCGACAGCAGTGGCCTCGCTGCCCCCCTGCCCCGTTACAGTGAGGGCGGCCCCCTCTTCCCCCCACAGCTACCAAGCAGTCACTGGCAGCCGGACTTGGAGCTCGTGGCACGGACCCGAAAGGCATCCCGACCCGACGGCTCCATCCGTTACGCAGACAGCAGCTCCATGTCTGAGGACGAAGTTTTTTACAACTAG
- the fam131c gene encoding protein FAM131C isoform X1, giving the protein MGACLCKGHKVYVWCPPSFCMQLSTVCDLGPAFLYDWLQSATEPHVTDPQCADGKPVLKGAQEPANGILSEEKSRGSNYNIGELATSSLLGLVATIKEHITKPTAMAQGRVAHLIEWKALGGGGSAQRGAGWDRARGGWGGSLAGLQEDEQFYSDLSDEVKEARFAAGVAQQFALAEAALSAWSAPDATNGSNGCSGLLRDADTVVLSQYVLDSSGLAAPLPRYSEGGPLFPPQLPSSHWQPDLELVARTRKASRPDGSIRYADSSSMSEDEVFYN; this is encoded by the exons ATGGGTGCCTGCCTCTGCAAAGGTCACAAAG TTTATGTCTGGTGTCCACCTTCATTTTG CATGCAACTGTCTACAGTCTGTGACCTTGGACCTGCCTTCCTATATGACT GGCTCCAGAGTGCCACCGAGCCGCATGTGACAGACCCACAGTGTGCTGACGGGAAGCCTGTGCTCAAG GGAGCTCAGGAGCCGGCCAACGGGATTCTGTCAGAGGAGAAGAGCCGGGGGAGCAACTACAACATCGGGGAGCTGGCCACCTCCTCCCTGCTGG GTTTGGTGGCCACCATAAAGGAGCATATTACCAAGCCCACTGCTATGGCTCAGGGCCGTGTCGCCCACCTCATCGAGTGGaaggctttgggtgggggtgggagtgcCCAGCGGGGGGCAGGTTGGGACAGGGCCAGGGGTGGCTGGGGAGGGTCTCTGGCAGGACTGCAAGAGGACGAGCAGTTCTACTCTGACTTATCCGACGAGGTCAAGGAGGCACGCTTCGCTGCAG GGGTGGCACAACAGTTTGCGCTCGCAGAGGCAGCCCTCTCTGCGTGGTCCGCTCCAGATGCCACAAATGGATCAAATGGCTGCTCTGGACTCCTGCGAG ATGCAGACACCGTCGTCCTCTCACAGTATGTGCTCGACAGCAGTGGCCTCGCTGCCCCCCTGCCCCGTTACAGTGAGGGCGGCCCCCTCTTCCCCCCACAGCTACCAAGCAGTCACTGGCAGCCGGACTTGGAGCTCGTGGCACGGACCCGAAAGGCATCCCGACCCGACGGCTCCATCCGTTACGCAGACAGCAGCTCCATGTCTGAGGACGAAGTTTTTTACAACTAG